From Neospora caninum Liverpool complete genome, chromosome VIII, a single genomic window includes:
- a CDS encoding putative ATPase, AAA family domain-containing protein has product MAFTRHLVAVRRQLEVYLRQRKGDEDGRGGDSSGLSPKDVDTDSFLMFLGRSHPHIVRLRRRMLDKLLETAKAELSKDQTPNSVSSRASPLSGNPSPSVSPYSQKTSAANTLSGKKAETKRTDGNLALSSAAWTAGSPAVDASDGTDSDSQASQIGSEDASFLSSEPISGVEVIHDDDSSDSDAKPAGRNLSLEEDAPAVHPATSQAALSTDSKVAGKASANRSQAPAPPVSRPNKQPREKARRGNAEGEDEEGEDGERRQAIPPGSSGPFSASAGRERIPLNTSLNSLYRSHALESQDASGRRERGTASETAPPHGGQNTRQRDKRERGREPQGTGRGHGERSSGRLSSDQPITDTAKKRKRRRSPSLRPSISSPSVPPSPSDVAPVAAPADRLRDCAGLSEALCHKIEESVLLPLVLNSLFEKAPKAGASQAARAAWERRDEAGDAPSSHATESGDCEREESAVLTEAERTRVGNDAIDKHPRGQGDRLGAHTSSVALSPPPEVFSGLHFSRGVVIHGPAGVGKTKLAFAIAGELCRLRNFSFFPISLSSLVQNLPPFLSNASTPSPNPRDASLSAAASASSAASPSVAPAVQTGPLTPASSEEVLSLMFESAKNHAPSLLLLEDIAVLSSRKGALKGKDGREGGGSGGGTGDEESDSPLVRALAREMDALTGFDVMVIATCSHIDSLDSSLRRSGRFDAEISIPLPGFEERREILQSLTCSLSLSPSVDLNALADRTVGYVAADLHSLVKETVYHAVMRSVGRRRRDREQAAAVGRSGAGRSEDDPEINMKGEQRGERDGTAERKGEATAMADCSHGDGQCRVSNGANQAEVGNEEGKNEAENISDLQHGRRENGSATPSHCLSPSFRPFPAFDEILKDVASMRQPDRALLFSGHSTLSCPASNDARAVHASPESSSFSCTTGNAISSPDLRGEDFAQALVSFTPSYKKTGAFLPRPNVRWNEVGGLHEAKQEVEERILFPLSFADFYGRMGVRKPTGILLYGPPGCGKTFLAKALANACQANFIAVKGPELLSKYVGDSEAALRRLFSRASFFSPSLIFFDEIDALCGSRSTGGKGEGGNKVEERVIAQLLTELDGINDRGKVYVVAATNRPDILDPALLRPGRLEVRVYVHLPDQQERAEILRKGWRRLRRERKEERNKRLHMSADGIQAERGPGENDELEENDLDFDAIARATDRGWARDALFTAVFVVDAGGTG; this is encoded by the exons ATGGCGTTCACGAGACACTTAGTAGCAGtcaggagacagctggaggTGTACCTACGGCAGCGCAAGGGGGACGAGGacgggcgcggcggcgactCCTCGGGACTCTCGCCAAAGGACGTCGATACAGATTCTTTTCTCATGTTTCTCGGTCGCTCTCACCCCCACATTGTTCGCCTCAGGCGTCGCATGCTAGACAAGCTtttggagacggcgaaggcagaaCTGTCTAAGGATCAGACTCCGAATTCCGtgtcctctcgcgcctcgccgctttcgGGAAAtccgtctccgtccgttTCGCCCTACTCTCAGAAAACTTCGGCCGCGAATACGCTTTCTGGGAAAAAGGCCGAAACCAAGAGAACCGACGGAAATCTCGCCCTTTCTTCGGCTGCCTGGACAGCCGGGAGCCCAGCGGTggacgcgagcgacgggACGGACTCCGACAGTCAGGCGTCTCAGAtcggcagcgaagacgcttccttcctgtctTCGGAACCCATCTCTGGCGTGGAGGTGATCCACGATGACGACAGCTCCGACAGCGACGCAAAGCCGGCAGGCCGGAACTTGTctctggaagaagacgcacccGCCGTGCACCCTGCGACAAGCCAAGCTGCCCTCTCCACCGATTCGAAAGTCGCGGGCAAAGCGAGTGCGAATCGTTCCCAAGCTCCGGCGCCACCGGTCAGCCGTCCGAATAAGCAgccacgagagaaagcgcgtcGCGGgaacgcggaaggcgaagacgaagagggcgaggacggagagagacgacaggcgATTCCCCCGGGATCCTCTGGGCctttctcggcctccgcAGGTCGCGAGCGCATCCCCTTAAACACATCGCTGAACTCTCTGTATCGCTCACACGCGTTGGAAAGCCAGGATGCTAGTggcaggcgggagagaggaaccgcCAGTGAGACAGCTCCACCTCACGGAGGACAGAACACCAGGCAACGCgacaagcgcgagagaggacgagaaccTCAGGGTACCGGCAGAGGCCATGGCGAGCGCTCCAGCGGCAGACTGAGCTCAGATCAGCCTATAACGgacacggcgaagaagcgcaaaCGACGGcgatctccttctcttcgcccttctatctcttctccctctgttccCCCTTCTCCCAGCGACGTCGCTCCAGTGGCTGCCCCAGCCGACCGACTGCGAGACTGTGCGGGGCTCTCGGAGGCCCTGTGCCACAAGATTGAAGAatccgttcttctccctcttgtgcTAAATTCCCTCTTTGAGAAAGCGCCGAAAGCTGGGGCTAGCCAGGCGGCCAGAGCGGcgtgggagaggagagacgaggcgggcGACGCCCCCTCTTCGCACGCCACAGAGAGTGGCGActgcgaaagagaagagagtgcAGTTCTCACAGAAGCAGAAAGGACGCGGGTGGGCAACGATGCCATCGACAAACACCCTCGTGGACAGGGGGATCGCCTTGGTGCCCATACGTCGTCGgttgctctgtctcctccgccaGAGGTGTTCAGCGGCCTTCACTTTTCGCGCGGTGTTGTTATTCACGGCCCGGCAGGTGTcgggaagacgaagctgGCCTTTGCCATAGCGGGTGAACTCTGCCGTCTTCGCaacttctccttcttcccgatttcgctctcttccctcgtccAGAAtctccctccgtttctctcgaacGCGTCTACTCCGTCTCCAAACCCCCGTGATGCTTCGCTGTCTGCCGCTGcatcggcttcttccgccgcctctccgtcggtTGCGCCCGCGGTCCAAACGGGCCCCCTGACGCCGGCAAGCAGTGAAGAGGTGCTTTCTTTGATGTTTGAGAGTGCCAAGAACcacgcgccgtctctgcttttgcTCGAGGACATCGCCGTCCTGTCGTCTCGGAAAGGAGCGCtcaaaggaaaagacggccgagaaggcggcgggagcggcggcggaactggagacgaggagagcgacagccCGCTGGTCCGCGCCCtcgcgagagagatggaCGCGCTTACAGGCTTCGATGTCATGG tTATAGCCACATGCAGCCACATTGACAGTCTCGATTCGTCTCTTCGACGCAGTGGGCGATTCGACGCGGAAATCAGCATCCCTCTTCCCGGTTTTGAGGAGCGGCGGGAAATCCTTCAG TCGCTGACctgctctctttccctctctcctaGCGTCGATCTGAACGCGCTGGCAGACCGAACTGTGGGCTATGTCGCCGCTGACCTCCATAGCCTCGTGAAAGAAACAGTCTACCACGCCGTTATGCGCAGTGtggggaggcggcgaagggaCAGGGAACAGGCGGCAGCGGTGGGGCGAAGCGGGGCAGGAAGGAGTGAAGATGATCCAGAGATAAACATGAAGGGAGAacaaaggggagaaagagacgggacggcggaaaggaaaggtGAAGCAACAGCAATGGCGGATTGTTCACATGGCGACGGTCAGTGCCGTGTTTCCAATGGGGCCAACCAGGCCGAGGTGGGGAatgaagaggggaagaatgAGGCAGAAAACATCTCGGACCTACAGCACGGTCGAAGAGAGAATGGGTCTGCGACGCCTTCACACtgcctttcgccttctttccggcCTTTCCCTGCATTCGATGAAATTTTGAAAGACGTCGCTTCCATGCGTCAGCCAGACCGggctctcctcttttccggtCACAGCACGCTCAGCTGCCCAGCCAGCAATGACGCTCGAGCAGTTCACGCTTCTCCAGagtcctcttccttttcttgtaCGACCGGCAACGCGATTTCGAGCCCCGATCTGAGAGGGGAGGACTTTGCTCAGGCACTCGTTTCCTTCACGCCTTCGTACAAGAAAACGGGAGCGTTTCTGCCGCGTCCGAATGTGCGCTGGAATGAGGTTGGCGGACTGCATGAGGCCAAGCAGGAAGTGGAGGAACGGATTCTTTTCCCCCTGAGTTTCGCCGATTTCTACGGGCGTATGGGG GTTCGTAAACCTACGGGTATTCTGTTGTACGGCCCTCCAGGGTGTGGAAAGACATTCCTCGCGAAGGCCCTCGCAAACGCGTGCCAAGCGAATTTCATTGCCGTCAAAG GGCCTGAACTTCTGTCGAAGTACGTTGGAGACAGTGAAGCAGCTCTGCGGCGTCTTTTCAGTCGggcttcctttttttctccctcgctgaTTTTCTTTGACGAAATTGACGCTCTCTGTGGCAGCCGAAGCACGGGGGGAAAGGGGGAGGGCGGCAACAAAGTGGAGGAGCGGGTGATTGCTCAGCTTCTTACAGAGCTCGACGGTATCAACGATCGCGGTAAAGTTTATGTTGTGGCAGCAACAAATCGCCCGGATATTCTCGATCCTGCCCTGCTTCGACCGGGCCGACTTGAAGTCCGGGTGTACGTCCACCTCCCGGATCAGCAAGAGCGCGCAGAAATCCTTCGAAAAGGCTGGCGAAGGCTACGACGAGAacgaaaggaggaaaggaatAAGAGGCTTCACATGTCAGCAGATGGGATCCAAGCGGAACGGGGACCTGGAGAAAATGACGAACTGGAAGAAAACGATCTCGATTTCGACGCTATCGCACGCGCGACTGACAG AGGCTGGGCCAGGGATGCTCTGTTCACGGCGGTGTTTGTTGTTGATGCAGGAGGTACGGGCTGA
- a CDS encoding putative transmembrane domain-containing protein — protein sequence MGDKSTAGVRVQDDVDRFSSGVIEPSQSSPPTVLRHESSTLLGEESRSISLAPSVGGGVGWPCYRQGSSRVTSSRASSPATCSEACSVMGSLGQLEDSLSEFRGTGPPLATKGTLEGSGLVFKHALSRRGTRRGSRFGVSRESSLGLGGPKLNSSRTSRTAEPPAYGRIRRTYGAPSSDTQAGSAYVASTRVPVIFSQVVPYASGWDEAGYAESKKFNHSHSSLSTRFVNQVHQETASGMYPLWSADVVLRLCLLGALFFIFVGAWLIFEDEHHVECKLNYAEKTPQEGSSRYLLKGISSADCTRDVDELKGEEISVYAELEHFYQNDAQILWSRNDRQLAGTIFTDPSDVRDCEPLATAVVDNVTKVLHPCGALAWGVFTDKYQFLEGTPEGDNDQVPMKPIPLDQSQTVVLQPWPWQDTYKNPPASHRAAVLDKVYFWMSPVDNDDGDDAYKTREEARAELLMDRLNYEEAGEMVENGHFIQWMQTAALGTFRKLYGRLEGPLRLPVSAHITVMYDVSSWKGKKAIVLVQKSRFGGRSLFLGIMYLSLGFLLAMLVFYMLWKKWQYRREGEEIRDLRWQTKSRRKKKTK from the coding sequence ATGGGTGACAAATCTACCGCGGGCGTAAGGGTGCAGGACGATGTCGACCGGTTCTCAAGCGGCGTTATCGAGCCGAGTCAGTCCTCTCCACCCACCGTTCTACGGCATGAGAGTTCGACACTCCTCGGCGAAGAGAGTCGCTCGATTTCGCTTGCTCCGTCGGTTGGCGGCGGGGTGGGCTGGCCATGCTATCGTCAAGGGTCGTCGCGTGTGACATCATCAAGGGCGTCAAGCCCCGCCACCTGTTCAGAGGCATGCTCGGTTATGGGGTCATTAGGACAGCTGGAGGATAGTCTTTCCGAGTTTCGTGGGACTGGACCGCCACTGGCGACAAAGGGCACGCTTGAGGGCAGTGGCCTGGTGTTCAAACACGCCCTATCCCGGAGGGGCACGAGACGAGGATCGAGATTCGGTGTATCCAGAGAGAGTAGTTTAGGGTTAGGCGGCCCGAAGCTGAACTCATCCAGAACATCAAGGACTGCTGAACCGCCAGCCTACGGGAGAATCCGACGGACTTATGGTGCTCCTTCAAGCGACACACAGGCGGGCTCTGCGTATGTAGCATCAACTCGAGTGCCTGTTATCTTCAGTCAAGTGGTTCCCTATGCCTCAGGATGGGATGAAGCAGGATATGCAGAATCTAAGAAATTTAACCATAGTCAttcgtctctttccactCGGTTTGTTAACCAGGTTCACCAGGAAACCGCTAGTGGCATGTATCCTCTCTGGTCCGCCGATGTCGTCCTGCGGTTATGTCTTTTGGGggccctcttcttcatctttgTAGGAGCGTGGCTAATTTTTGAGGACGAGCATCACGTCGAGTGCAAGCTGAATTATGCCGAGAAGACACCTCAAGAAGGAAGCTCGAGGTATTTGCTGAAGGGAATCTCTAGTGCAGACTGCACACGTGATGTAGATGAGctgaagggagaggaaatcAGTGTGTATGCCGAGCTAGAACACTTTTACCAAAATGATGCCCAGATATTATGGAGTCGGAATGACCGCCAGCTTGCAGGCACCATCTTCACTGATCCTAGCGACGTTCGCGATTGCGAACCCCTAGCAACTGCTGTGGTCGACAATGTAACGAAAGTGCTTCATCCGTGTGGCGCGCTTGCATGGGGAGTTTTCACTGATAAGTACCAGTTTTTGGAAGGAACACCTGAAGGCGATAATGATCAGGTGCCAATGAAGCCAATTCCCTTGGACCAGTCACAAACAGTCGTCTTACAGCCGTGGCCATGGCAGGACACGTACAAAAATCCGCCGGCAAGTCACCGCGCCGCTGTGCTGGACAAAGTTTATTTCTGGATGAGCCCCGTCGACAAtgacgacggagacgacgcatATAAAACTCGCGAAGAAGCCCGGGCAGAGCTGCTCATGGATCGCCTTAACTacgaggaggcgggagaaatGGTTGAGAATGGTCATTTCATCCAGTGGATGCAGACGGCAGCACTGGGCACCTTTCGCAAGCTCTACGGGAGGTTGGAGGGACCGCTCAGGTTACCTGTGTCTGCTCATATAACTGTTATGTACGATGTGTCGTCgtggaaagggaagaaggcaatTGTTCTAGTACAGAAATCAAGGTTCGGGGGCCGCAGCCTCTTCTTAGGCATAATGTACCTGTCCCTCGGTTTTTTATTGGCTATGCTAGTTTTCTACATGCTCTGGAAAAAATGGCAGTACCGtagggaaggcgaggaaatTCGAGATCTTCGGTGGCAAACGAAGAgtcgcagaaagaagaaaacaaaatgA